A region of Massilia sp. WG5 DNA encodes the following proteins:
- a CDS encoding ATP-binding protein has protein sequence MSFSPCHSVLRLLLLLVLCCSAMPGQGAVRPRVLLLMPGGATSPWSMLLTDALRAELLRKHPRAELYLEVLQQLPANADRPLPHWLTEKFAGLAYDAIVPLSREQVPMALALRDRLWPMAAVVAPDLDTARAAALARVPRLTGLLRHDLVSRNLALIFTLLPRTRHIAVISAGLDQDRIRPNWRAALAPWLQRAELIDLSGMDPGALMQHVQRLPPYTVLYFAAPVTIDNTAVMNSDDLMRALALKTNTPIVVDVSTLIGAGDIGGWVSSPAAYAHDIASQLNRLLDGVPPDRIGFEPHSAPHLQLDWRALQRTGIRGAALPAGGELLFQPPGLWDAYRNVVLGTALVLAIQSALIGALLLERRRRRNAERQTRQHLSELARLDRIGTIGALSAALAHEINQPLGAILSNAETAELLLELPDPPNDELRELISTIRADDQRAAAVLVRLRAWIADSASEPQRVALNPLLNEVASILRVEVRIRDTELRLQLSDAVPDVVADGVQIQQVTLNLVLNALDALQQVAPEQRRVTITSARNASGGADVCVTDSGPGLSGVAPERLFEPFFSTKPNGLGVGLSISRSIVERHGGTLQAEEPGSGGALFRFSLPAAAGFPS, from the coding sequence ATGAGTTTTTCGCCCTGCCACTCCGTTCTGCGCCTGCTGCTTCTGCTTGTCTTATGCTGCAGCGCGATGCCAGGCCAGGGCGCAGTGCGGCCGAGAGTATTGCTGCTGATGCCGGGGGGCGCCACCTCGCCCTGGTCCATGTTGCTGACCGACGCCCTGCGCGCCGAGCTGCTCCGCAAGCACCCACGGGCTGAACTCTATCTGGAGGTCCTGCAACAATTACCGGCGAACGCGGACAGGCCTCTGCCACACTGGCTCACGGAAAAATTTGCCGGCCTGGCGTATGACGCGATTGTCCCGCTATCCCGCGAACAGGTACCGATGGCGCTGGCCTTGCGTGATCGCCTCTGGCCAATGGCAGCGGTGGTAGCGCCGGACCTCGATACGGCCCGCGCCGCGGCCTTGGCGCGGGTGCCGCGCTTGACCGGCTTGCTGAGGCACGACCTGGTTTCACGCAACCTGGCGCTGATATTCACCCTGTTGCCCAGGACACGACATATCGCCGTCATCAGCGCAGGACTCGACCAGGACCGGATACGGCCGAACTGGCGCGCAGCGCTGGCGCCATGGCTGCAGCGCGCCGAGTTGATCGACTTGAGCGGCATGGATCCTGGCGCCTTGATGCAGCATGTCCAGCGACTACCTCCTTACACCGTGTTGTACTTCGCCGCCCCCGTTACGATCGACAACACGGCGGTGATGAATTCGGACGACCTGATGCGTGCCCTGGCCCTGAAGACAAACACACCCATCGTCGTCGACGTCAGCACCTTGATCGGCGCCGGTGATATCGGCGGGTGGGTGAGTTCACCTGCGGCATACGCGCACGACATTGCTTCGCAATTGAATAGATTGCTGGATGGTGTACCGCCCGATCGCATCGGCTTCGAACCGCACAGCGCACCGCATCTGCAGCTCGACTGGCGAGCGCTGCAACGGACAGGGATTCGCGGCGCCGCCCTGCCGGCAGGCGGTGAGCTGCTGTTTCAGCCTCCCGGGCTGTGGGACGCGTATCGCAACGTGGTGTTGGGTACGGCGCTCGTGCTGGCGATCCAGAGCGCCCTGATCGGCGCCCTGTTGCTGGAGCGGCGTCGCCGCAGGAACGCCGAACGCCAGACCCGGCAGCATCTGAGCGAGCTTGCCCGACTCGACCGCATCGGCACCATCGGCGCCTTGTCGGCAGCCCTGGCCCATGAAATCAACCAGCCGCTTGGCGCGATCCTGAGTAATGCGGAGACTGCCGAACTGCTGCTCGAACTCCCCGATCCTCCGAACGACGAACTGCGCGAATTGATATCCACCATCCGTGCGGATGACCAGCGCGCCGCGGCGGTGCTGGTTCGGCTGCGCGCATGGATCGCCGACAGCGCCAGCGAACCGCAGCGCGTAGCGCTCAACCCGCTGCTGAACGAAGTGGCGAGCATTCTGCGTGTGGAAGTCCGCATCCGCGATACTGAATTGCGGCTGCAGTTGAGCGATGCGGTGCCCGACGTCGTGGCGGATGGCGTGCAGATCCAGCAGGTCACGCTGAACCTGGTCCTGAATGCGCTCGACGCATTGCAGCAAGTGGCGCCCGAGCAGCGCCGCGTCACCATCACCAGTGCCCGAAACGCGAGCGGCGGCGCCGACGTCTGCGTCACCGACAGCGGGCCAGGCTTGTCAGGCGTTGCCCCCGAGCGCCTGTTCGAACCGTTTTTCAGCACCAAACCGAATGGCCTGGGTGTCGGCCTGTCGATCAGCCGCAGCATCGTGGAGCGGCATGGCGGCACGCTACAGGCTGAAGAACCAGGCAGCGGCGGTGCACTGTTCCGCTTCAGCCTGCCGGCTGCGGCGGGGTTCCCGTCATGA
- a CDS encoding response regulator transcription factor, with protein sequence MTPVLHLVDDDLGFRSALARLLRTLGHTVQEYDNAKEFLATPAPAAGCLLLDVHMPELSGLELQAHLATLDNCLPVIFITGHGDIPMSVRAIKAGAEDFLTKPVSRVVLSEAIERALARGAQAMADAARRQAREQQLGRLSSREREVALLLAKGQLNKQVAAALGTTERTIKAHRSRIMEKLEIRSAVELARLLDQAAPAVKRDTSA encoded by the coding sequence ATGACGCCGGTCCTGCACCTGGTCGACGATGACCTTGGTTTCCGCAGTGCGCTGGCCCGATTGCTGCGTACGCTCGGGCATACGGTCCAGGAGTATGACAATGCCAAGGAGTTCCTGGCGACGCCGGCACCGGCGGCAGGATGCCTGCTGCTCGATGTGCACATGCCGGAGCTGTCGGGTCTGGAGTTGCAGGCGCACCTTGCAACGCTCGACAATTGCCTGCCCGTGATCTTCATTACCGGGCATGGCGATATTCCGATGAGCGTGCGTGCGATCAAGGCCGGCGCAGAAGACTTTCTGACCAAACCAGTCAGCCGGGTGGTCCTGAGCGAGGCCATCGAACGCGCCCTGGCGCGCGGCGCCCAGGCCATGGCCGATGCCGCACGACGCCAGGCGCGTGAACAACAGCTCGGACGGCTCAGCAGCCGGGAGCGCGAGGTGGCATTGCTGCTTGCCAAAGGCCAGCTCAACAAGCAGGTAGCGGCGGCGCTCGGCACCACCGAACGTACCATCAAGGCGCACCGGAGCCGGATCATGGAAAAGCTGGAAATACGCTCAGCCGTGGAGCTGGCGCGCCTGCTGGACCAGGCTGCTCCCGCAGTAAAACGCGATACTTCCGCGTAG
- a CDS encoding MBL fold metallo-hydrolase, protein MKNPMIAALATMSCAAAFAQAPGAPAAPRSEFVTLGTGGGPVIRRERAEPANAIVVGKDVYLFDTGSGVERQMVGAGLALANVRAVFISHHHIDHNADLGQLIDSRWMFNSVQALPVIGPPGTVEMVGALAQASRPVELSPIGSAGPRGKIAIARTVDARDLAATMDRPTEVYKDDNIRVLAVTNEHYHFAVGSPAAAFSRSYSFRIETPDRVYVYTGDTGPSTHLEELAKGADVLVSEVIDLDKMRQILQRAGNLPPAMLPPMIKHMEEDHLTPAEIGKIAASAGVKAVVLTHVVPGEDGERDSGGYTKGISPTYRGPVKLARDLDRF, encoded by the coding sequence ATGAAGAATCCAATGATCGCAGCGCTTGCCACGATGTCGTGCGCGGCAGCCTTCGCCCAGGCGCCCGGCGCACCCGCCGCGCCGCGCTCCGAATTCGTGACCCTGGGGACGGGCGGGGGACCGGTGATCCGGCGCGAACGGGCCGAACCCGCCAACGCCATCGTCGTCGGGAAGGACGTGTATCTGTTCGATACGGGGTCGGGCGTCGAGCGCCAGATGGTCGGCGCCGGCCTGGCGCTTGCGAACGTGCGCGCCGTCTTCATCTCGCATCACCACATCGACCATAACGCCGATCTCGGCCAGCTGATCGACAGCCGGTGGATGTTCAACAGTGTGCAAGCGCTGCCCGTGATCGGTCCGCCGGGGACGGTGGAGATGGTGGGGGCGCTGGCGCAGGCCTCGCGTCCCGTCGAGCTGTCGCCGATCGGCAGCGCGGGACCCCGGGGCAAGATCGCGATCGCCAGGACCGTCGACGCGCGGGACCTGGCTGCGACGATGGACCGGCCGACCGAGGTGTACAAGGACGACAATATCCGTGTGCTGGCGGTGACAAACGAGCATTACCACTTTGCCGTGGGCAGTCCGGCGGCGGCGTTTTCGCGTTCGTATTCGTTCAGGATCGAGACGCCCGACCGGGTCTATGTGTACACCGGCGACACCGGACCGTCGACGCACCTGGAAGAACTCGCGAAGGGCGCCGATGTCCTGGTCAGCGAAGTCATCGACCTGGACAAGATGAGGCAGATCCTGCAACGCGCAGGCAACCTGCCGCCCGCGATGCTGCCGCCAATGATCAAGCACATGGAAGAAGATCACCTGACCCCGGCCGAAATCGGCAAGATCGCGGCGTCGGCAGGCGTCAAGGCCGTCGTGCTCACCCACGTCGTGCCCGGCGAGGATGGCGAGCGGGATTCCGGCGGCTACACCAAAGGGATCAGCCCCACGTACCGCGGTCCCGTCAAGCTGGCGCGCGATCTGGACCGCTTCTAG
- a CDS encoding MBL fold metallo-hydrolase produces MTWTTLGTAGGPVAHAERSQPANLLKVHAASWLVDCGDGAVERLSAAGLQAAKVSHVFISHLHMDHIGGLQGLIGLRWMTNAPGILTIYGPRGTDALVAGIVHSMQPSAGVTVALQGGKAHRRPEDTVKVVILEDGSDIRVDDVRVRTVRNSHFDTQAGVPATSSTDSLSYRFDGAADAIGYTGDTGVSPAVTGLFKGVGMVVSEVIDLDGTIANINGPHSPMPPEMRKGLIEHLKTQHLTPQQAGALAQQAGAKRLVLTHLAIDGPTDKVAPVLVAGARQAFGAEVRVAHDLDSF; encoded by the coding sequence ATGACCTGGACCACGCTGGGCACGGCCGGTGGACCGGTCGCGCATGCGGAGCGTTCGCAGCCGGCCAACTTGCTGAAGGTGCATGCGGCGTCGTGGCTGGTCGATTGCGGCGACGGCGCGGTCGAGCGCCTGTCCGCGGCCGGCCTGCAGGCGGCGAAGGTGAGCCATGTCTTCATCAGCCATCTGCACATGGATCACATCGGAGGACTGCAGGGACTGATCGGCTTGCGCTGGATGACCAATGCACCCGGCATCTTGACGATATACGGGCCACGCGGGACGGATGCCCTGGTGGCGGGCATCGTGCATTCCATGCAGCCGTCGGCCGGCGTCACGGTTGCGCTGCAAGGCGGGAAAGCGCACCGCCGGCCGGAAGACACCGTCAAGGTCGTCATCCTCGAGGATGGCAGCGATATTCGTGTCGACGATGTTCGTGTCCGCACCGTTCGCAATTCCCACTTCGACACTCAGGCAGGCGTGCCCGCGACCTCGAGCACCGATTCGCTGTCGTATCGCTTCGACGGCGCCGCCGATGCGATCGGCTATACCGGCGATACCGGGGTGAGCCCGGCCGTGACGGGCTTGTTCAAGGGCGTCGGCATGGTGGTGAGCGAAGTGATCGACCTCGATGGCACGATCGCCAACATCAACGGCCCGCATTCCCCGATGCCGCCGGAGATGCGCAAGGGTCTGATCGAGCACCTGAAAACCCAGCATCTGACGCCGCAACAGGCCGGCGCCCTCGCGCAGCAGGCCGGCGCGAAACGCCTGGTGTTGACCCACCTGGCGATCGACGGGCCGACCGACAAGGTCGCGCCGGTGCTGGTAGCCGGCGCACGCCAGGCCTTCGGCGCCGAAGTACGCGTTGCCCATGACCTGGACAGCTTTTAA
- a CDS encoding porin — MNKYRIAAAAGAALIAGAAHAESSVKIYGVLDTGLEHLSASNGTSLTLMMKTAHVPSRIGFAGTEDLGNDMRAKFVLEAPIFVDSGSLPPDGRLFGRQAFVSIGSARYGDLRIGRQYSFMQTALAVYDPDHFSPYSPALAMQLANFEQTSLDNAITYWSPEWAGWSLALGGALAEGASVAPNLTNPQYAGAGTVRNSTSAMLQYQLGGFKGSLAYQGGGQNLNAGGSATQKIFSAGANYRFDAFELGSILWTHRNRLPNDTEPTVTVLAVGGAWRVVPVIRLNLELGRARDNSLQYSTGNRKARGTNDYFNVGVNYDFSRRTVAYVRAGRVSDEHAGFNGRPAAVSPSAREGVAVPVDGSVRGVMLGLRHSF; from the coding sequence ATGAATAAATATCGCATTGCAGCGGCTGCCGGTGCCGCGCTTATTGCCGGCGCCGCGCATGCCGAATCATCCGTCAAGATCTACGGCGTACTCGATACCGGACTGGAACACTTAAGTGCAAGCAACGGTACCAGCCTGACGCTGATGATGAAGACGGCGCATGTGCCTTCGCGGATCGGCTTTGCCGGCACCGAAGATCTCGGCAATGACATGCGGGCCAAATTCGTGCTGGAAGCGCCGATTTTCGTCGATTCGGGCAGCCTGCCGCCGGACGGCCGTCTGTTCGGACGCCAGGCTTTCGTCAGCATCGGCTCGGCGCGCTATGGCGATCTGCGGATCGGGCGCCAGTACTCGTTCATGCAGACCGCGCTCGCCGTCTACGATCCGGATCACTTTTCGCCCTATTCGCCTGCGCTGGCGATGCAACTGGCGAACTTCGAGCAGACCAGCCTGGACAATGCGATCACTTACTGGTCGCCGGAATGGGCAGGATGGTCGCTGGCACTCGGCGGCGCATTGGCCGAAGGCGCCAGCGTCGCACCGAATCTGACGAATCCGCAATATGCCGGCGCCGGTACCGTCAGGAACAGCACATCGGCAATGCTGCAATACCAGCTTGGCGGCTTCAAAGGCTCGCTCGCTTATCAGGGCGGCGGCCAGAACCTGAATGCCGGCGGCAGCGCCACCCAAAAGATATTTTCCGCCGGCGCGAATTACCGATTCGACGCATTCGAACTGGGCTCGATTCTCTGGACGCATCGGAACAGGCTCCCGAACGATACCGAGCCGACCGTGACGGTGCTGGCAGTCGGCGGCGCGTGGCGCGTGGTGCCCGTGATCCGCTTGAATCTCGAACTGGGGCGTGCCAGGGATAACAGCCTGCAGTATTCGACCGGGAATCGAAAGGCGCGCGGCACTAATGATTATTTCAATGTCGGCGTCAATTACGACTTTTCGCGGCGAACCGTCGCCTATGTGCGTGCAGGCCGCGTGAGCGATGAACATGCCGGTTTTAACGGACGGCCGGCGGCGGTATCGCCGAGCGCACGCGAGGGTGTGGCGGTGCCGGTCGACGGTTCCGTAAGGGGCGTCATGCTCGGACTGCGCCATTCGTTCTAG
- a CDS encoding LysR family transcriptional regulator, which produces MMLDLMQLQVLDSLLRELSLTRTADLLGMSQPTVSRILARLRQHFGDPLFVRVGQGMQPTARALELAEPLTAILAGVRQLQAGSAAFEPASSERSFRLYMVDGGVVHVLPRVLQAMQGIAPRVAIRTVQCDPQELEQQLEHGRIDLALGSFPHLLNNMHQRPLWTESYATVMRRNHPCVRTLDRATFAMQRHVLVAMGDVNHQYAAAGRILDALLPPSSVLCHVPSFTAAAHIVLHTDAVATLPLRLAHSLADDLGLEAVDTPVTLPPLQLAMYWHERSHRDPANRWLRGVVRAVLGDDPGTEPESPGHPGA; this is translated from the coding sequence ATGATGCTCGACCTGATGCAACTGCAGGTGCTCGACAGCCTTTTGCGCGAGCTCAGCCTGACCCGCACGGCCGACCTGCTGGGCATGTCGCAGCCGACGGTAAGCCGGATCCTCGCGCGCTTGCGTCAGCATTTCGGCGATCCGCTGTTCGTGCGCGTGGGGCAGGGGATGCAGCCGACGGCGCGGGCGCTGGAGCTGGCCGAACCACTGACGGCGATACTCGCGGGGGTGCGCCAGCTGCAGGCCGGGTCGGCAGCCTTCGAGCCGGCAAGCTCGGAGCGCAGCTTTCGTCTCTACATGGTGGACGGCGGCGTCGTTCACGTCCTGCCGCGCGTACTGCAGGCCATGCAGGGGATCGCGCCCCGGGTGGCCATCCGCACCGTCCAGTGCGACCCGCAGGAGCTGGAACAGCAGCTGGAACACGGCAGGATCGACCTCGCCCTGGGTTCCTTTCCCCATCTGCTGAACAACATGCACCAGCGGCCGCTATGGACGGAAAGTTACGCCACCGTCATGCGCCGCAATCACCCCTGCGTCCGAACCCTGGACCGGGCCACGTTCGCGATGCAGCGCCATGTGCTGGTGGCGATGGGCGACGTGAACCATCAGTATGCGGCAGCCGGACGCATACTCGACGCCTTGCTGCCGCCGTCGTCCGTGCTGTGCCACGTTCCGAGCTTCACGGCGGCCGCGCATATCGTCCTGCATACCGATGCGGTGGCGACCCTGCCGCTGCGCCTGGCGCATTCGCTGGCCGACGACCTCGGTCTCGAGGCCGTCGACACACCGGTCACGCTGCCGCCGCTCCAGCTGGCGATGTACTGGCACGAGCGCAGTCATCGCGACCCGGCCAACCGCTGGTTGCGCGGTGTCGTGCGCGCGGTGCTCGGGGACGACCCGGGAACGGAGCCGGAATCGCCGGGACACCCGGGCGCGTAG
- a CDS encoding PLP-dependent aminotransferase family protein translates to MELHIVLDGRKDLSGQLYRQLRDAIRGGRLGAGEQLPPSRLLSDQLGLARKTVAEAYGRLTLDGLLVSRVGRGTFVADVRTAVALAPKATMPAGAGLVRRWSELPTPLRHPMPEGASRYEFIGGYASRTPFPHDEWRRCLLAALRAEAQTHGRYADTEGVPALRQAIAQFAGFSRGVRCTAADIVVTNGAQQALDLMSRILVAPGDVVAVEEPGYPPARLLFESQGARVALVPVDGEGMVVDAIPPEARLVYVTPSHQFPLGMPMSGARRQALLERAHAQGAFVIEDDYDSAFRYAGQAQDSLQRIDRTGCVAYVGTFSKVLMPELRIGYLVVPPTLMNAVVTAKHLSDWHNATLNQRALGLFIENGGLTRHIRRCHDVYAGRRERLLQRLGADLAPWLEAIPTTVGFHLSAWLRREIDVDLLCRLARRVEVGIYPLSNFYAAQPQRQGLFFGFGAIDSIDIDTALDRLADILTRMEQTA, encoded by the coding sequence ATGGAACTGCATATCGTGCTGGACGGACGCAAGGACTTGTCCGGCCAGCTGTACCGCCAGCTGCGCGACGCAATCCGCGGCGGCCGGCTGGGCGCCGGCGAACAGCTGCCGCCTTCGCGCCTGCTGTCCGACCAGCTTGGGCTGGCGCGCAAGACCGTGGCCGAAGCCTATGGGCGGCTGACACTCGATGGCCTGCTGGTCAGCCGGGTCGGTCGCGGCACCTTTGTCGCCGATGTGAGGACGGCGGTCGCCCTGGCGCCGAAAGCGACCATGCCGGCGGGCGCGGGCCTGGTGCGGCGCTGGAGCGAGCTGCCGACGCCGCTGCGGCATCCCATGCCCGAAGGCGCGTCGCGCTATGAATTCATCGGCGGTTACGCCAGCCGGACGCCATTCCCGCACGACGAATGGCGGCGCTGCCTGCTGGCCGCACTGCGCGCGGAAGCGCAAACGCACGGGCGCTACGCCGACACGGAAGGGGTGCCGGCCCTGCGCCAGGCGATCGCGCAATTTGCCGGCTTCAGCCGCGGCGTGCGCTGCACGGCCGCCGACATCGTCGTGACGAACGGCGCCCAGCAGGCGCTGGACCTGATGTCGCGGATCCTGGTCGCGCCCGGCGACGTGGTGGCGGTCGAGGAGCCGGGTTATCCGCCGGCGCGCCTGCTGTTCGAAAGCCAGGGAGCGCGCGTGGCCCTGGTGCCGGTCGACGGCGAAGGGATGGTGGTCGACGCGATTCCGCCGGAAGCGCGCCTGGTCTACGTGACGCCTTCGCACCAGTTTCCGCTTGGTATGCCGATGAGCGGCGCGCGTCGCCAGGCGCTGCTGGAGCGAGCCCATGCGCAGGGCGCCTTCGTGATCGAAGACGATTACGACAGCGCTTTCCGCTATGCGGGCCAGGCCCAGGACAGCCTGCAGCGGATCGACCGGACCGGGTGCGTCGCCTACGTCGGGACCTTTTCCAAGGTGTTGATGCCCGAGCTGCGGATCGGCTATCTGGTGGTGCCGCCGACACTCATGAACGCGGTCGTCACCGCGAAGCACCTGAGCGACTGGCACAACGCGACGCTCAACCAGCGCGCCCTGGGCCTGTTCATCGAGAACGGCGGCCTGACGCGCCACATCCGGCGCTGCCACGACGTGTATGCCGGCCGCCGCGAGCGCCTGCTGCAGCGGCTGGGCGCCGATCTCGCGCCCTGGCTCGAAGCGATCCCGACCACGGTCGGCTTCCACCTCAGCGCCTGGCTGCGCAGGGAAATCGATGTCGACCTGCTGTGCCGGCTTGCCCGACGCGTCGAGGTAGGCATCTACCCGCTATCGAACTTCTACGCGGCGCAGCCGCAGCGCCAGGGACTGTTCTTCGGCTTCGGCGCCATCGACAGCATCGACATCGACACGGCGCTCGACCGGCTGGCGGATATCCTGACCAGGATGGAGCAGACGGCATGA
- a CDS encoding bifunctional diguanylate cyclase/phosphodiesterase, with protein MSSQADTRPRFVSRSEFDQLVPERLTPGHPAAFCIVNLVHFRDINYALGHVIGDAFLAQVEARLTALLPPSALAARVGSRFPVLLPEHDRAQALAFAASLRSDFEKPFQVQDFGCELSAHVGIALAPEHGDGYRILLRKADVALYQTQELGIAVGVYDPRRDPHTPARLALLTELRGAIGRGELQLYCQPKVDMRSGELAGAESLVRWHHPQRGVIPPVDFVPLLENTDLMMLLTEHMLRASAQQNAAWTAQGLDIPLAVNLSSRDVSTLRLSQILPGILDTEGVDSTALGLEVTESALLHNPQDSIAELERLHALGFELYVDDFGTGFSSLSYLADLPVQVLKIDHGFTSRMLHDKRSASIVRATIGLAHELGLTVVAEGTADRPIWDALYELKCDIAQGYFVAKPFPAQQMRDWLAASPYAPSRPS; from the coding sequence ATGTCCAGCCAAGCCGATACGCGTCCACGCTTCGTCAGCCGGTCTGAGTTCGATCAGCTCGTGCCCGAGCGCCTGACGCCCGGCCATCCCGCCGCGTTCTGCATCGTCAACCTGGTCCATTTTCGCGACATAAACTACGCCCTGGGTCACGTGATCGGCGATGCTTTCCTGGCCCAGGTCGAGGCGCGCCTCACCGCCCTGCTCCCGCCCTCGGCCCTGGCGGCCCGGGTCGGTTCACGCTTTCCGGTGCTGCTGCCCGAGCACGACCGCGCGCAGGCGCTCGCCTTTGCCGCCAGCTTGCGCAGCGATTTCGAAAAACCCTTCCAGGTACAGGATTTCGGCTGCGAGCTCAGCGCCCACGTCGGCATCGCACTTGCCCCTGAGCACGGTGACGGCTACCGTATCTTGTTGCGCAAGGCGGACGTCGCGCTCTACCAGACGCAGGAGCTGGGCATCGCGGTTGGCGTGTACGATCCCCGGCGCGATCCGCACACGCCGGCCCGCCTGGCCCTGCTGACCGAGCTGCGCGGGGCGATCGGGCGCGGCGAGCTGCAACTGTATTGCCAGCCGAAGGTCGACATGCGCAGCGGCGAACTGGCCGGCGCGGAGTCGCTCGTGCGCTGGCATCACCCGCAACGCGGCGTCATTCCGCCGGTCGACTTCGTACCCCTGCTCGAGAACACGGACTTGATGATGCTGCTCACCGAGCACATGCTGCGCGCCAGTGCGCAGCAAAACGCCGCCTGGACCGCGCAGGGGCTCGACATCCCGCTTGCGGTGAACCTGTCCAGCCGCGATGTCTCGACCCTCCGGCTGTCGCAGATCCTGCCGGGCATCCTGGATACCGAGGGCGTCGACAGCACCGCCCTGGGTCTGGAAGTGACCGAGAGCGCCTTGCTGCACAATCCCCAGGACAGCATCGCCGAGCTGGAACGATTGCACGCGCTTGGCTTCGAACTCTACGTCGACGACTTCGGCACCGGCTTTTCGTCCCTGTCCTACCTGGCCGACCTGCCGGTGCAGGTGCTGAAGATCGACCACGGTTTTACCAGCCGCATGCTGCACGACAAGCGCTCGGCCAGCATCGTGCGCGCCACCATCGGCCTGGCCCATGAGCTCGGGCTGACCGTCGTGGCCGAAGGCACGGCAGACCGCCCGATCTGGGACGCACTATACGAACTCAAGTGCGATATCGCCCAAGGCTATTTCGTCGCCAAGCCTTTCCCGGCGCAGCAGATGCGCGACTGGCTCGCCGCCTCGCCGTACGCGCCGTCGCGCCCGAGCTGA
- a CDS encoding MFS transporter codes for MTANTVPRPALLATIFLFNLIEFLQSGMVVFAAAPTMGKIGASPEQYTLVSALYASVAVLSISQMTVLIQRLGWRDYLLGSVLLFLIGTWTCAASTTVLGFGAGRVLMAAGGGVFMTAARMLVNLVPPSPQRIAGIAAFGAALASGMSVAPWLAGALVGREAWSALFLVLAVPAALAGVLAWRYLPADAATLDGTSSGFQLGDGIALAMAAFLVLYTLQRLGYDWHGERHRVLAGLLAGLGSVAWFLGAHARRKLPFLKLEMLRSRRFVTGLLVFSLCYALLGAFNTVLPQLVQRVLGVPLASAGTLQAVGLAAALPVFAVMLLIVRTHPHATKFHVTAFLLLCAFGWHFAHFDPAAPAWSGIVPWLGLFGAFVILGMATTALHSFKDLQGDNVLFSHAQQLKNMLGQVGIALGAGGASVLMQERTAVHAARLAEVASATFAVQSQQAGLLGSLDLFWMMAWIGFAGAVVLAMQRSFD; via the coding sequence ATGACTGCCAACACCGTACCCCGTCCAGCCCTGCTGGCCACCATCTTTCTGTTCAACCTGATCGAGTTCCTGCAGTCCGGGATGGTCGTCTTCGCGGCAGCCCCGACCATGGGGAAAATTGGTGCATCGCCCGAGCAATACACCCTCGTCAGCGCCCTGTACGCCAGCGTCGCCGTGCTGTCGATATCGCAGATGACCGTCCTGATCCAGCGCCTGGGCTGGCGCGACTACCTGCTGGGATCCGTGCTGCTGTTCCTGATCGGCACCTGGACCTGCGCCGCCAGCACGACGGTGCTCGGCTTCGGTGCGGGCAGGGTACTGATGGCCGCGGGCGGCGGGGTATTCATGACGGCGGCGCGCATGCTGGTCAACCTCGTTCCACCGTCCCCGCAGCGCATCGCCGGCATCGCCGCGTTCGGGGCCGCGCTCGCCAGCGGGATGAGCGTGGCGCCGTGGCTCGCGGGCGCCCTGGTCGGGCGGGAAGCCTGGAGCGCGCTGTTCCTGGTGCTGGCGGTGCCGGCTGCGCTTGCAGGCGTGCTGGCCTGGCGCTACCTGCCGGCCGACGCCGCGACCCTCGACGGCACGTCCAGCGGCTTCCAGCTGGGCGACGGCATCGCGCTGGCGATGGCGGCCTTCCTGGTGCTGTACACCCTGCAGCGTCTCGGCTACGACTGGCATGGCGAACGCCACAGGGTGCTCGCCGGGCTGTTGGCCGGTCTGGGCTCCGTTGCGTGGTTCCTGGGCGCCCACGCACGGCGCAAGCTGCCGTTCCTGAAACTGGAAATGCTGCGCAGCAGGCGTTTCGTGACGGGGCTGCTGGTCTTTTCACTGTGCTATGCGCTGCTGGGCGCATTCAACACCGTGCTCCCGCAACTGGTACAGCGCGTGCTTGGCGTCCCCCTGGCGTCCGCCGGCACGCTCCAGGCGGTCGGCCTGGCGGCTGCACTGCCGGTATTCGCCGTGATGCTGCTGATCGTGCGCACGCATCCGCATGCGACGAAATTCCATGTCACCGCCTTCCTGTTGTTGTGCGCCTTCGGATGGCACTTCGCGCATTTCGATCCCGCGGCGCCGGCCTGGTCCGGGATTGTCCCCTGGCTGGGCCTGTTCGGCGCCTTCGTGATTCTCGGCATGGCCACGACCGCACTGCACTCGTTCAAGGATCTGCAGGGCGACAACGTCCTGTTTTCGCATGCGCAGCAGCTGAAGAACATGCTCGGCCAGGTGGGCATCGCGCTGGGGGCCGGCGGCGCAAGCGTCCTGATGCAGGAACGTACGGCGGTGCATGCGGCCAGGCTGGCCGAGGTGGCGTCGGCGACGTTTGCCGTCCAGTCCCAGCAGGCGGGCTTGTTGGGGAGTCTGGACCTGTTCTGGATGATGGCCTGGATCGGCTTCGCGGGAGCGGTCGTGCTCGCCATGCAGCGCAGCTTCGATTGA